One genomic region from Streptomyces sp. NBC_01304 encodes:
- a CDS encoding bifunctional [glutamine synthetase] adenylyltransferase/[glutamine synthetase]-adenylyl-L-tyrosine phosphorylase yields the protein MTSPGRRSSTFTRLLRHGFTDPSAAGRLLESPALAAVRSDPVLLDALGASADPDLALLGLVRLAEAQADDAERRTLLDTLLASKPLRDRLLGVLGASEALGDHLARHPQDWQALVTYEPSDLHPGVEEFELGLAEASDPVSLRVAYRRCLLSIAARDVCGTTDVAETAAELADLATATLRAALALARAAAPADDALCRLAVIAMGKCGGHELNYVSDVDVIFVGEPVDGADENKAMQAATRLASHMMRICSETTVEGTIWPVDANLRPEGRNGPLVRTLSSHLAYYQRWAKTWEFQALLKARPVAGDPELGEEYVETLAPLVWGAAERDNFVPDVQKMRRRVVATIPAAEVERELKLGPGGLRDVEFAVQLLQLVHGRSDTSLRSGSTLEALGALAAGGYVGRADAAQLDEAYRFLRAMEHRIQLHRLRRTHLMPEDERDLRRLGRSLGLRTDPVAELNRAWRRHASVVRRLHEKLFYRPLLDAVAQLAPGETRLSTGAARERLVALGYADPASALRHLEALASGVSRKAAIQRTLLPVLLGWFADSADPDAGLLGFRKVSDALGKTPWYLRLLRDEGAAAENLARVLSAGRLAPDLLLRAPEAVALLGDPRGLEPRDRAHLEQEVLSAVGRATGAEAAVTAVRGVRRRELFRTAAADLIGSYGTEDSPAEADPGALVDRVGSAVSDLTAATLAGTLRAVVRAGWGDELPTRFAVIGMGRFGGHELGYGSDADVIFVHEPREGVDEHEATKAAAGVVAEMSRLLKLPSADPPLLIDADLRPEGKSGPLVRTLASYGAYYRRWSHVWESQALLRAEPVAGDPDLGARFIELVDPLRYPAEGLGDDAVREIRRLKARMEAERLPRGADPTLHAKLGRGGLSDVEWVVQLLQLQHGWVEPGLRTTRTRSALAAACAAELVSVEDAAVLDEAWVLATRVRNAVMLVRGRAGDTFPSDGRELAAVGRYLGYGEGTVGEMIDDYRRMTRRARAVVEALFYGA from the coding sequence ATGACGTCGCCGGGGCGCAGGAGCAGTACCTTCACGCGGCTGCTGCGGCACGGCTTCACCGATCCCTCCGCCGCCGGGCGGCTCCTGGAGAGCCCCGCGCTGGCCGCCGTCCGCTCCGACCCGGTGCTGCTCGACGCGCTCGGGGCGAGCGCCGATCCGGATCTGGCGCTGCTCGGTCTCGTACGACTCGCGGAAGCGCAGGCGGACGACGCCGAGCGGCGGACCCTCCTGGACACCCTGCTCGCCTCGAAGCCGCTGCGGGACCGGCTGCTCGGCGTGCTCGGCGCGTCCGAGGCGCTCGGCGACCATCTGGCCCGGCATCCGCAGGACTGGCAGGCCCTCGTCACGTACGAGCCGTCCGATCTGCACCCGGGCGTCGAGGAGTTCGAGCTGGGCCTCGCCGAGGCGTCGGATCCGGTGTCGTTGCGGGTCGCCTACCGGCGCTGCCTGTTGTCGATAGCGGCCCGCGACGTGTGCGGCACGACCGATGTCGCCGAGACCGCCGCCGAGCTCGCCGACCTCGCCACCGCGACGCTGCGGGCCGCGCTCGCCCTCGCGCGCGCCGCGGCGCCCGCCGACGACGCGCTGTGCCGGCTCGCGGTGATCGCGATGGGCAAGTGCGGCGGCCACGAGCTCAATTACGTCTCCGACGTGGACGTCATCTTCGTCGGCGAGCCGGTCGACGGGGCCGACGAGAACAAGGCCATGCAGGCCGCGACGCGGCTCGCCTCGCACATGATGCGGATCTGCTCGGAGACCACGGTCGAGGGCACCATCTGGCCGGTCGACGCCAACCTCCGGCCGGAGGGCCGCAACGGACCGCTGGTGCGCACGCTCTCCTCGCACCTCGCCTACTACCAGCGCTGGGCCAAGACCTGGGAGTTCCAGGCCCTGCTCAAGGCCCGCCCGGTGGCCGGCGACCCGGAGCTCGGCGAGGAGTACGTGGAGACCCTCGCGCCCCTGGTGTGGGGGGCCGCCGAGCGCGACAACTTCGTCCCCGACGTGCAGAAGATGCGCCGCCGCGTCGTCGCCACCATCCCCGCCGCCGAGGTGGAGCGCGAGCTCAAGCTCGGTCCCGGCGGTCTGCGGGACGTCGAATTCGCCGTCCAGCTGCTGCAGTTGGTGCACGGACGATCCGATACGTCGCTGCGGAGTGGGTCGACCCTGGAGGCGCTCGGCGCTCTCGCGGCGGGCGGTTATGTGGGCCGCGCGGATGCCGCGCAGCTCGACGAGGCGTACCGCTTCCTGCGCGCCATGGAGCACCGCATCCAGCTGCACCGGCTGCGCCGCACCCACCTCATGCCGGAGGACGAGCGGGACCTGCGCAGGCTCGGCCGCTCGCTCGGCCTGCGCACCGATCCGGTGGCGGAGCTCAACCGGGCCTGGCGGCGGCACGCGTCCGTCGTCCGGCGCCTGCACGAGAAGCTTTTCTACCGGCCGCTGCTCGACGCCGTCGCCCAGCTCGCCCCCGGCGAGACCCGGCTGTCCACGGGCGCGGCCCGCGAACGGCTGGTCGCCCTCGGGTACGCCGACCCCGCCTCGGCCCTGCGCCACCTGGAGGCCCTGGCCTCCGGGGTGTCCCGCAAGGCCGCGATCCAGCGCACGCTGCTTCCGGTGCTGCTCGGCTGGTTCGCGGACTCCGCCGACCCGGACGCGGGCCTCCTCGGCTTCCGCAAGGTGTCCGACGCGCTCGGCAAGACGCCCTGGTACCTGCGGCTCCTCAGGGACGAGGGGGCTGCGGCGGAGAACCTCGCCCGGGTCCTCTCCGCCGGCCGCCTGGCCCCGGACCTGCTCCTGCGTGCCCCCGAGGCGGTGGCGCTGCTCGGCGACCCGCGCGGGCTCGAACCGCGCGACCGGGCCCACCTGGAGCAGGAGGTCCTCTCGGCGGTCGGCCGGGCAACGGGCGCCGAGGCCGCGGTGACGGCGGTGCGCGGGGTGCGGCGGCGCGAGCTGTTCCGCACGGCGGCGGCGGACCTCATCGGCTCGTACGGGACCGAGGACAGCCCCGCCGAGGCTGACCCGGGAGCGTTGGTGGACCGGGTCGGCAGCGCCGTGTCCGACCTGACGGCGGCGACCCTCGCGGGCACGTTGCGGGCGGTCGTACGGGCGGGCTGGGGCGATGAGCTCCCCACCCGGTTCGCGGTCATCGGGATGGGGCGCTTCGGCGGGCATGAGCTGGGCTACGGCTCCGACGCCGACGTGATCTTCGTGCACGAGCCGCGCGAAGGCGTGGACGAGCACGAGGCGACCAAGGCCGCGGCGGGGGTGGTGGCGGAGATGAGCCGCCTCCTCAAGCTGCCCAGCGCGGACCCGCCGCTCCTGATCGACGCCGATCTGCGGCCCGAGGGCAAGAGCGGGCCCCTGGTGCGGACCCTGGCCTCGTACGGCGCGTACTACCGGCGCTGGTCCCACGTCTGGGAGAGCCAGGCCCTGCTGCGGGCCGAGCCCGTTGCCGGGGACCCGGATCTGGGCGCGCGCTTCATCGAGCTGGTCGATCCGCTGCGGTACCCGGCCGAAGGTCTTGGCGATGACGCGGTGCGCGAGATTCGGCGGCTCAAGGCGCGGATGGAGGCGGAGCGGCTGCCCCGGGGGGCCGACCCCACGCTGCACGCGAAGCTCGGGCGGGGTGGGCTGAGCGACGTGGAGTGGGTCGTCCAGCTTCTGCAGCTGCAGCACGGCTGGGTCGAGCCGGGTCTTCGTACGACCCGGACCCGGTCGGCGCTGGCTGCCGCTTGCGCGGCCGAGCTGGTCTCTGTCGAGGACGCGGCGGTGTTGGACGAGGCTTGGGTGCTGGCTACCCGGGTGCGTAATGCGGTCATGCTCGTGCGTGGGCGGGCGGGGGACACGTTCCCTTCGGACGGGCGGGAGCTGGCTGCGGTCGGTCGCTATCTCGGCTATGGCGAGGGCACGGTGGGCGAGATGATCGATGACTATCGGCGTATGACGCGCCGGGCTCGGGCCGTGGTGGAGGCGCTGTTCTACGGGGCTTGA
- a CDS encoding phosphatase PAP2 family protein translates to MGETTVTTTEGRPAVSSPTVEEAEGRPAPTLMQRMRAVRRPRIWYELALIGVSYWLYSLVRNAVPEQKTEAMRNADWIWRAEHAIGLGFEQTVNHAVNSVTWLIVGMNYYYATLHFIVTIGVLVWVYRRHPGRYAATRTVLFVTTGIALLGFYFFPLAPPRLMEGGHDFIDTVLVHHTWGSMASGDLKHMTNQYAAMPSMHIGWSTWCGLTIFAIAKAPWARILGLLYPVATLVVIVATANHFWLDAVGGVLCLSVGFAVAAWWYGALPHRLPRWVPDSPPRGLRPVRA, encoded by the coding sequence ATGGGTGAGACGACAGTGACTACAACCGAAGGCCGCCCCGCGGTCTCGTCGCCCACTGTCGAGGAGGCCGAGGGCCGCCCGGCGCCTACGTTGATGCAGCGCATGCGTGCCGTCCGCAGGCCGCGGATCTGGTACGAGCTGGCCCTGATCGGCGTCAGCTACTGGCTGTACTCGCTGGTCCGCAACGCCGTCCCGGAGCAGAAGACCGAGGCGATGCGCAATGCCGACTGGATCTGGCGGGCCGAGCACGCGATAGGCCTCGGCTTCGAGCAGACCGTCAACCACGCCGTCAATTCGGTGACATGGCTGATCGTCGGCATGAACTACTACTACGCGACGCTGCACTTCATCGTGACGATCGGCGTCCTCGTCTGGGTCTACCGCCGCCATCCCGGCCGCTACGCCGCCACCCGCACGGTCCTCTTCGTGACCACGGGGATCGCCCTGCTCGGCTTCTACTTCTTCCCGCTGGCCCCGCCGCGGCTGATGGAGGGCGGGCACGACTTCATCGACACGGTCCTGGTGCACCACACCTGGGGCTCGATGGCGTCGGGCGACCTCAAGCACATGACCAACCAGTACGCGGCCATGCCCTCGATGCACATCGGCTGGTCCACTTGGTGCGGCCTGACCATCTTCGCCATCGCCAAGGCGCCCTGGGCGCGCATCCTGGGCCTGCTCTACCCGGTGGCCACGCTGGTCGTGATCGTCGCCACGGCCAACCACTTCTGGCTGGACGCGGTGGGCGGGGTGCTGTGCCTCTCGGTGGGGTTCGCGGTGGCGGCTTGGTGGTACGGGGCGCTGCCTCATCGCTTGCCGCGATGGGTGCCGGATTCGCCTCCGCGGGGGTTGCGGCCGGTTCGGGCTTAG
- a CDS encoding LacI family DNA-binding transcriptional regulator: MTARLADIAAQAGVSEATVSRVLNGKPGVAAATRESVLAALDVLGYERPVRLRRRSAGLVGLITPELDNPIFPALAQVIGQALTRQGYTPVLATQTPGGSTEDELTEMLVDRGVAGIIFVSGLHADTTADMQRYDQLRAQGVPYVLVDGFSPKVQAPFISPDDRAAMQLAVTHLVSLGHTEIGLALGPKRFVPVQRKIEGFVRTMQDRLGLTPEDIEERFVQHSLYTLEGGQAAASALMDRQCTAIVCASDMMALGAIRAARQRGLEVPDDISVVGFDDSPLIAFTDPPLTTIRKPVPAMGQAAVRTLLEEIGGTPAPHSEFVFMPELVVRGSTASGPRAKTPPKVGENAARNRPGDDRA; the protein is encoded by the coding sequence GTGACCGCGAGGCTTGCCGACATCGCAGCCCAGGCGGGGGTCAGCGAAGCCACAGTCAGCCGCGTGCTCAACGGCAAGCCCGGTGTGGCCGCCGCCACCCGCGAATCAGTCCTGGCCGCTCTCGACGTCCTCGGCTACGAACGCCCCGTCCGGCTGCGCCGGCGCAGCGCGGGCCTCGTCGGACTGATCACCCCCGAGCTGGACAACCCGATCTTCCCGGCGCTCGCCCAGGTCATCGGTCAGGCACTGACCCGGCAGGGCTACACCCCGGTCCTCGCCACCCAGACGCCCGGCGGGTCCACGGAGGACGAGCTGACCGAGATGCTGGTGGACCGCGGCGTCGCCGGCATCATCTTCGTCTCGGGCCTGCACGCCGACACCACCGCCGACATGCAGCGCTACGACCAGCTGCGCGCCCAGGGCGTCCCGTACGTCCTCGTCGACGGCTTCTCGCCGAAGGTGCAGGCCCCGTTCATCTCGCCCGACGACCGGGCCGCGATGCAGCTCGCCGTCACCCACCTCGTCTCGCTCGGTCACACGGAGATCGGGCTCGCCCTGGGCCCGAAGCGCTTCGTGCCCGTACAGCGAAAGATCGAGGGCTTCGTACGCACGATGCAGGACCGCCTGGGACTGACTCCCGAGGACATCGAGGAGCGGTTCGTACAGCACTCGCTCTACACCCTCGAAGGCGGCCAGGCCGCGGCCTCCGCGCTCATGGACCGGCAGTGCACGGCGATCGTGTGCGCCAGCGACATGATGGCGCTCGGCGCCATACGCGCGGCACGGCAGCGCGGCCTGGAGGTCCCGGACGACATCTCGGTGGTCGGTTTCGACGACTCACCGCTGATCGCCTTCACCGACCCGCCGCTGACCACCATCCGCAAGCCGGTACCGGCGATGGGTCAGGCGGCCGTACGCACCCTGCTCGAGGAGATCGGTGGCACCCCTGCCCCGCACAGCGAATTCGTGTTCATGCCGGAGCTGGTCGTCCGGGGTTCAACCGCCTCAGGACCTAGGGCCAAGACTCCTCCGAAGGTCGGAGAAAATGCGGCCAGGAACCGACCAGGGGATGATCGGGCGTAG
- a CDS encoding glycoside hydrolase family 13 protein has product MNHELARTATTAASPSSATESASASTGWWRDAVIYQVYVRSFADSDGDGIGDLRGITGRLPYLAELGVDAVWLTPFYASPQADGGYDVADYRAVDPLFGDLQDADDLVRAAHELGLRVIVDIVPNHTSDRHEWFERALKEGPGSALRELYHFRPGKDVDGKGSDGSGGELPPNDWESVFGGPAWTRTTNPDGTPGDWYLHLFAPEQPDLNWEHPEVHAEFEAVLRFWLDLGVDGFRIDVAHGMVKAPGLPDIGHRKQVELIGAQVLPFFDQDGVHEIHRSWRKILDSYPGERIAVAEASTPNPGRLARYVRPDELHQAFNFHFLKCPWDPARMREIIDASLAATVSVGAPTTWVLSNHDVIRHPTRYGGGAQGLARARAAALLMLALPGSTYVYQGEELGLPEVSDLPDEARQDPAFFRSTGQEGLRDGCRVPLPWTADGDSYGFGPAGSWLPQPASWGSLSVEAQTGDPGSTLELYRTALALRRELPGLGDGRMEWLPGPDGVLVFSRPGLVCVFNTTSQEVQLPTPGRLLLASATTVEAEDTVPIPADSCTWWAI; this is encoded by the coding sequence ATGAACCACGAGCTCGCCCGCACGGCCACCACCGCTGCAAGCCCTTCCAGCGCCACCGAAAGCGCCTCCGCAAGCACCGGCTGGTGGCGGGACGCCGTCATCTACCAGGTGTACGTACGCTCCTTCGCGGACAGCGACGGGGACGGCATCGGCGATCTGCGCGGGATCACCGGCCGGCTGCCGTATCTCGCCGAACTCGGCGTGGACGCGGTCTGGCTGACGCCGTTCTACGCCTCCCCGCAGGCCGACGGCGGCTACGACGTCGCCGACTACCGGGCCGTCGACCCGCTCTTCGGCGACCTCCAGGACGCGGACGACCTGGTGCGCGCCGCCCATGAGCTGGGCCTGCGGGTGATCGTGGACATCGTCCCGAACCACACCTCGGACCGGCACGAGTGGTTCGAGCGGGCCCTCAAGGAGGGCCCCGGCTCGGCGCTGCGCGAGCTCTACCACTTCAGGCCCGGCAAGGACGTGGACGGCAAGGGGTCGGACGGCTCGGGGGGTGAACTCCCGCCCAACGACTGGGAGTCGGTGTTCGGTGGCCCCGCGTGGACGCGTACGACGAACCCGGACGGCACGCCCGGCGACTGGTACCTGCACCTCTTCGCCCCCGAGCAGCCCGACCTCAACTGGGAACACCCCGAGGTGCACGCCGAGTTCGAAGCGGTCCTGCGCTTCTGGCTGGACCTCGGCGTCGACGGATTCCGCATCGACGTCGCGCACGGCATGGTCAAGGCGCCCGGCCTTCCGGACATCGGCCACCGCAAACAGGTCGAGCTGATCGGCGCCCAGGTGCTGCCCTTCTTCGACCAGGACGGGGTGCACGAGATCCACCGCTCCTGGCGCAAGATCCTCGACTCCTACCCGGGCGAGCGCATCGCCGTCGCCGAGGCCTCCACCCCCAACCCCGGCCGCCTCGCCCGCTACGTACGCCCCGACGAACTCCACCAGGCCTTCAACTTCCACTTCCTGAAGTGCCCTTGGGACCCGGCCCGGATGCGGGAGATCATCGACGCCTCCCTTGCCGCCACGGTCTCGGTCGGCGCCCCCACCACCTGGGTCCTGTCCAACCACGACGTGATCCGCCACCCCACCCGGTACGGCGGCGGCGCACAGGGCCTCGCCCGTGCCCGCGCGGCCGCGCTGCTGATGCTGGCGCTGCCCGGGTCCACCTACGTCTACCAGGGCGAGGAGCTCGGCCTGCCCGAGGTCTCCGACCTGCCCGACGAGGCCCGCCAGGACCCCGCCTTCTTCCGCAGCACCGGCCAGGAAGGGCTGCGCGACGGGTGCCGGGTGCCCCTGCCGTGGACCGCCGACGGGGACTCGTACGGCTTCGGACCGGCCGGCAGCTGGCTCCCGCAGCCCGCCTCCTGGGGCTCCCTGAGCGTCGAGGCGCAGACCGGCGACCCCGGCTCCACCCTCGAGCTGTACCGCACCGCCCTCGCCCTGCGCCGGGAACTGCCGGGCCTGGGCGACGGCCGGATGGAGTGGCTGCCGGGCCCCGACGGGGTGCTCGTCTTCTCCCGCCCGGGCCTCGTCTGCGTCTTCAACACCACGTCACAGGAGGTCCAACTCCCGACCCCCGGACGCCTGTTGCTGGCCTCCGCCACCACCGTCGAAGCGGAGGACACGGTCCCCATTCCCGCTGATTCCTGCACGTGGTGGGCAATCTGA
- a CDS encoding extracellular solute-binding protein translates to MRRGIAATALVAALSVTMAACGGDSDDSGKKSPGGELSGTVTFWDTSNDAEKATYKELAEGFEKKHPKVDVKVVSVAFGEANAKFKNAAGGNSGAPDVMRTEVAWVADFANLGYLAPLDGTAALDKESDYLKQAAASTKFNGKTYAVPQTIDSLALFYNKKMLKAAGVEVPTTFDEVKDAAKKIKSKSGKTGLYLRGDDPYFYLPYLYGEGGDMLDTKAKKVTVDDEPGAKAFAVMKDLVDSKAAVTDASDGYNNQLNAFKDGEVAMALDGPWSIEGALAGKQFKDDKDNLGVAAVPGGSVKQASPQGGWNLSVYAGSGNLDASYEFAKYMSSAEVQQKTTEKLSLLPTRTSVYDVQSVKDNQMVQFFKPAVEASVQRPWIPEANALFEPIRLQMEKVLSGKASPEDAAKGVGDAYRKLLKDYK, encoded by the coding sequence ATGCGGCGTGGCATAGCGGCCACCGCACTGGTTGCGGCCCTTTCCGTGACCATGGCGGCCTGTGGTGGGGACAGCGACGACAGCGGAAAGAAGAGCCCGGGCGGCGAGCTCTCGGGCACCGTGACGTTCTGGGACACCTCGAACGACGCCGAGAAGGCCACGTACAAGGAGCTCGCCGAGGGCTTCGAGAAGAAGCACCCGAAGGTCGACGTCAAGGTCGTCTCGGTCGCCTTCGGCGAGGCCAACGCCAAGTTCAAGAACGCCGCGGGCGGCAACTCCGGCGCCCCCGACGTGATGCGCACCGAGGTCGCCTGGGTCGCGGACTTCGCCAACCTCGGCTACCTCGCCCCGCTCGACGGCACCGCGGCGCTCGACAAGGAGTCGGACTACCTCAAGCAGGCCGCGGCCTCCACCAAGTTCAACGGCAAGACCTACGCGGTCCCGCAGACCATCGACAGCCTGGCGCTCTTCTACAACAAGAAGATGCTCAAGGCCGCCGGCGTCGAGGTGCCCACCACCTTCGACGAGGTGAAGGACGCCGCGAAGAAGATCAAGTCGAAGTCCGGCAAGACCGGCCTCTACCTGCGCGGCGACGACCCGTACTTCTACCTCCCGTACCTGTACGGCGAGGGCGGCGACATGCTCGACACCAAGGCCAAGAAGGTCACCGTCGACGACGAGCCCGGCGCCAAGGCCTTCGCCGTGATGAAGGACCTGGTCGACTCCAAGGCCGCCGTCACCGACGCCTCGGACGGCTACAACAACCAGCTCAACGCCTTCAAGGACGGCGAGGTCGCGATGGCCCTCGACGGGCCGTGGTCGATCGAGGGCGCCCTGGCCGGCAAGCAGTTCAAGGACGACAAGGACAACCTCGGCGTCGCGGCCGTCCCCGGCGGCAGCGTCAAGCAGGCCTCCCCGCAGGGCGGTTGGAACCTGTCGGTGTACGCCGGTTCCGGGAACCTCGACGCCTCCTACGAGTTCGCCAAGTACATGAGCTCCGCCGAGGTCCAGCAGAAGACCACCGAGAAGCTCAGCCTGCTGCCGACGCGCACCTCCGTCTACGACGTGCAGTCCGTCAAGGACAACCAGATGGTCCAGTTCTTCAAGCCGGCCGTCGAGGCCTCGGTGCAGCGCCCCTGGATCCCCGAGGCCAACGCCCTCTTCGAGCCGATCCGGCTGCAGATGGAGAAGGTCCTCAGCGGCAAGGCCAGCCCCGAGGACGCCGCCAAGGGCGTCGGTGACGCGTACCGCAAGCTGCTCAAGGACTACAAGTAA
- a CDS encoding carbohydrate ABC transporter permease: MVAPVVTVIGVIIGYPLVRGLYLSTTDANEANVERTIGVNHIPATYKSVGVDNYTAILKDGVFWDRLGWTIVWTVSCVALSFTLGLILANMLNRKMAGRSVYRMALILPWAVPAFVSVFTWKLLLNEKSGLLNKLLAGGGIDAVPWLNDPTWAKLSVIAVNVWLGVPFMLVAMLGGLQSIPAELYEAAEMDGASAWQRFRHITLPGLRSVSSTVILISGIWTFNMFPVIFLLTRGGPGDATEILVTYAYRLSFVVSPRDFAGSAAWGVLILLLLSTIAVAYRRALRKQGEVW; the protein is encoded by the coding sequence ATGGTCGCCCCTGTGGTGACCGTGATCGGCGTCATCATCGGCTACCCGCTGGTGCGCGGCCTGTATCTGTCGACGACCGACGCCAACGAGGCGAACGTCGAGCGCACCATCGGGGTCAACCACATCCCGGCGACGTACAAGTCGGTCGGTGTCGACAACTACACCGCGATCCTCAAGGACGGCGTCTTCTGGGACCGGCTCGGCTGGACGATCGTGTGGACGGTGTCCTGTGTCGCGCTGTCCTTCACCCTCGGGCTGATCCTCGCGAACATGCTCAACCGCAAGATGGCCGGGCGGTCCGTGTACCGGATGGCGCTGATCCTGCCGTGGGCGGTGCCGGCGTTCGTCTCCGTGTTCACCTGGAAGCTGCTCCTCAACGAGAAGAGCGGCCTGCTCAACAAGCTCCTCGCGGGCGGCGGCATCGACGCGGTCCCGTGGCTCAACGACCCGACCTGGGCGAAGCTTTCGGTGATCGCGGTCAATGTCTGGCTCGGCGTCCCCTTCATGCTGGTCGCCATGCTCGGCGGGCTGCAGTCCATTCCGGCCGAGCTGTACGAGGCCGCCGAGATGGACGGCGCGAGCGCCTGGCAGCGCTTTAGGCACATCACGCTGCCGGGGCTGCGGTCGGTGAGCTCGACCGTGATCCTGATCAGCGGGATCTGGACCTTCAACATGTTCCCGGTGATCTTCCTGCTCACCCGGGGCGGGCCCGGTGACGCCACCGAGATCCTGGTGACGTACGCCTACCGGCTGTCCTTCGTCGTCAGCCCACGGGACTTCGCGGGCTCCGCGGCCTGGGGCGTGCTGATTCTGCTGCTGCTCTCGACGATCGCGGTGGCTTACCGACGTGCCCTCCGCAAGCAGGGAGAGGTGTGGTGA
- a CDS encoding sugar ABC transporter permease, producing the protein MSKIRKRGERSRAASVGLHLTLLLASVIAVFPPLWLLITSLKPKDEAFNTDLVKDFTFSNYDHVINDTEFLSWLGNSLIVVGLTTVIGVFISATTGYAVSRFRFPGMRPLMWLLLITQMFPVAILIVPLYNLLANLGLLNQPAGLVVTYLTIAVPFCAWMMKGYFDTIPVQIDEAGRVDGLNPFGIFWRLILPLAKPGLAVTGFYSFITGWAEVAYASAFMTGEENLTLAGGLQTFVNQYTSDWGSLTASAVIVAVPAAVIFGFAQRHLVSGLTAGATK; encoded by the coding sequence ATGTCCAAGATCCGCAAGCGCGGGGAGCGTTCCCGTGCCGCCTCCGTCGGGCTGCATCTGACGCTGCTCCTCGCGAGCGTCATCGCGGTCTTTCCGCCGCTGTGGCTGCTCATCACCTCGCTGAAGCCGAAGGACGAGGCCTTCAACACCGATCTGGTGAAGGACTTCACCTTCAGCAATTACGACCACGTCATCAACGACACCGAGTTCCTGAGCTGGCTCGGCAACTCGCTGATCGTCGTCGGACTGACCACCGTCATCGGTGTCTTCATCTCCGCGACCACCGGGTACGCGGTCAGCCGCTTCAGGTTCCCGGGCATGCGGCCGCTGATGTGGCTGCTGCTGATCACGCAGATGTTCCCGGTCGCGATCCTGATCGTGCCGCTGTACAACCTGCTCGCCAACCTCGGGCTGCTCAACCAGCCGGCCGGCCTCGTCGTCACCTACCTCACCATCGCGGTGCCGTTCTGCGCCTGGATGATGAAGGGCTACTTCGACACCATCCCGGTGCAGATCGACGAGGCGGGGCGGGTCGACGGGCTCAACCCGTTCGGGATCTTCTGGCGGCTGATCCTGCCGCTCGCCAAGCCGGGCCTCGCGGTGACGGGCTTCTACAGCTTCATCACCGGATGGGCCGAAGTGGCGTACGCCTCCGCCTTCATGACCGGCGAGGAGAACCTCACGCTCGCCGGCGGGCTGCAGACCTTCGTCAACCAATACACCAGCGACTGGGGCTCGTTGACCGCCTCGGCCGTGATCGTCGCGGTGCCCGCCGCGGTGATCTTCGGATTCGCCCAGCGTCATCTCGTCTCCGGTCTGACCGCCGGCGCGACGAAGTAA